The following coding sequences are from one Microvirgula aerodenitrificans DSM 15089 window:
- a CDS encoding ABC transporter ATP-binding protein, producing the protein MSDLIHIRNVDKRFATADKEVVALDDINLTIPAGQFVCLLGPSGCGKSTLLNAIAGFSLPSSGDILVDGQPVREPGPDRGMVFQEYALFPWMTVEQNIRFGLEIKRLGQREMAEKVDALLAMLSLSDFRHRFPKDLSGGMRQRVAIARVLALDSPIMLMDEPFGALDALTRRNLQDELLKLWAELKKTIIFVTHSIEESIYLADRTIVLTYRPGRIKRDVQIDMERPRDPSAPGFNALKRELAELVMEEQRRHHNDEIHAVTSD; encoded by the coding sequence ATGTCCGACCTGATCCATATCCGCAATGTCGACAAGCGCTTCGCCACTGCCGACAAGGAAGTCGTCGCGCTCGACGACATCAACCTCACCATTCCCGCCGGCCAGTTCGTCTGCCTGCTCGGCCCCTCCGGCTGCGGCAAGTCCACCCTGCTGAACGCCATTGCCGGTTTCTCGCTGCCGAGCAGCGGCGACATCCTGGTCGACGGCCAGCCGGTGCGCGAGCCCGGACCGGACCGGGGCATGGTGTTCCAGGAGTACGCGCTGTTCCCGTGGATGACCGTCGAGCAGAACATCCGCTTCGGCCTGGAAATCAAGCGGCTCGGCCAGCGCGAAATGGCCGAGAAGGTCGACGCGCTGCTGGCAATGCTGAGCCTGTCAGACTTCCGCCACCGCTTCCCGAAAGACCTGTCCGGCGGCATGCGCCAGCGCGTCGCCATTGCCCGCGTACTGGCTCTGGACTCGCCGATCATGCTGATGGACGAGCCCTTCGGTGCACTCGACGCCCTGACCCGGCGCAATCTGCAGGACGAGTTGCTGAAGCTGTGGGCGGAGCTGAAAAAGACCATCATCTTCGTCACCCACAGTATCGAGGAGTCGATCTACCTGGCCGACCGTACCATCGTGCTGACCTACCGGCCCGGCCGGATCAAGCGCGACGTGCAGATCGACATGGAACGACCGCGCGACCCGAGCGCGCCCGGCTTCAATGCGCTGAAGCGGGAACTGGCCGAACTGGTCATGGAAGAGCAGCGTCGCCACCACAACGACGAAATCCACGCCGTCACCAGCGACTGA
- a CDS encoding ABC transporter permease: MKPRFNRTVQGLLVPIVLLVLWEAVVRAGLVNPHLLPAPSQVAVKWWEYLLPTQPFEPEAGSRLAWWFSGDLIHDAFASLYRVLIGFLVGAGLALPLGLLMGANDRVYHFFNPLVQLLRPIPPIAFIPLSILWFGLGNPPAFFLIAIGAFFPVLINTLSGVRNVDSIYLRAARNLGVGRMTLFTRVILPAATPYILTGARIGIGTAFIVVIVAEMIAVNDGLGYRILEAREYMWSDKIIAGMLSIGVLGLAIDLGMTRLNNHLLRWHRGLES; encoded by the coding sequence ATGAAACCCAGATTCAACCGGACCGTTCAGGGTCTGCTTGTCCCGATTGTGCTGCTGGTGCTGTGGGAGGCCGTCGTCCGCGCCGGACTGGTCAACCCGCACCTGCTGCCCGCCCCGTCGCAGGTCGCCGTCAAATGGTGGGAATACCTGCTGCCGACCCAGCCGTTCGAGCCCGAAGCCGGCTCGCGACTGGCATGGTGGTTTTCCGGCGACCTGATCCACGATGCGTTTGCCAGCCTGTACCGGGTACTGATCGGCTTTCTGGTCGGCGCCGGCCTGGCCTTGCCGCTGGGCCTGCTGATGGGCGCCAACGACCGTGTCTATCACTTCTTCAACCCGCTGGTTCAGTTGCTGCGCCCGATCCCGCCGATTGCCTTCATTCCGCTGTCCATTCTCTGGTTCGGCCTCGGCAATCCGCCGGCGTTCTTCCTGATCGCCATCGGCGCGTTCTTCCCGGTGCTGATCAACACGCTGTCCGGGGTGCGCAACGTCGACAGCATCTACCTGCGCGCGGCACGCAACCTCGGCGTCGGCCGCATGACGCTGTTTACCCGGGTCATTCTGCCGGCCGCCACGCCATACATCCTGACCGGCGCACGCATCGGCATCGGTACCGCCTTCATTGTCGTCATCGTCGCCGAGATGATTGCGGTCAACGACGGCCTCGGCTACCGCATTCTGGAAGCGCGCGAGTACATGTGGTCGGACAAGATCATTGCCGGCATGTTGTCGATCGGCGTGCTCGGACTGGCCATCGACCTCGGCATGACCCGGCTGAACAACCATCTGCTGCGCTGGCATCGCGGGCTGGAAAGCTGA
- a CDS encoding ABC transporter substrate-binding protein, which translates to MTPQRYLLAGALTLAALSASAADLVRLGNLKFAHYGAVSYMKELAPKYNLKIDERVFAKGIDIIPAIVAGEIDIAASAADGAIAGRAAGAPIYVVAGFSKGGVRFVSRKGAGIQTLADLKGKKVGVARGGTQEMLLLAELAKAGLSWSDKPGKDVLVLYMPYADLNQAMLAGSIDAMSQSEPQAAQAINKGFGVELLKPYDTPIGEPVRTLVMTEKMYKEKPDVALRVMKLFVEATRTFIDKPQLAEQYVRQTMFKNQISAEDYKDAMGNARFSYSTSVKEIQTNTDMMKRYGVGKMTQPPKAADWVKLDLLQKAEGALKTGSN; encoded by the coding sequence ATGACCCCCCAACGCTATCTGCTGGCCGGCGCACTGACGCTTGCCGCCCTGTCCGCTTCCGCCGCCGACCTGGTCCGCCTCGGCAACCTGAAGTTCGCCCACTACGGTGCGGTGTCCTACATGAAGGAACTGGCACCGAAGTACAACCTGAAAATCGACGAGCGCGTGTTTGCCAAGGGCATCGACATCATTCCTGCCATCGTGGCCGGGGAAATCGACATCGCGGCCAGCGCGGCTGATGGCGCCATCGCCGGCCGTGCAGCCGGCGCACCGATCTACGTAGTCGCCGGTTTCTCCAAGGGCGGCGTGCGCTTCGTGTCGCGCAAGGGCGCCGGCATCCAGACACTGGCGGATCTGAAAGGCAAGAAGGTCGGCGTGGCGCGTGGCGGCACCCAGGAAATGCTGCTGCTGGCCGAACTGGCCAAGGCCGGCCTGAGCTGGTCGGACAAACCGGGCAAGGATGTGCTGGTGCTGTACATGCCGTATGCCGACCTGAACCAGGCGATGCTGGCCGGCAGCATCGATGCGATGAGCCAGTCCGAACCGCAGGCGGCGCAGGCGATCAACAAGGGCTTCGGCGTCGAGCTGCTGAAGCCGTATGACACGCCGATCGGCGAGCCGGTGCGCACGCTGGTCATGACCGAAAAAATGTACAAGGAAAAGCCGGACGTGGCGCTGCGGGTCATGAAGCTGTTCGTCGAGGCCACCAGAACCTTTATCGACAAGCCGCAACTGGCCGAACAGTACGTGCGCCAGACCATGTTCAAGAACCAGATCAGCGCGGAGGACTACAAGGACGCCATGGGCAATGCCCGCTTCAGCTACAGCACCTCGGTCAAGGAGATCCAGACCAATACCGACATGATGAAGCGCTATGGCGTCGGCAAGATGACCCAGCCGCCGAAAGCCGCTGACTGGGTGAAGCTCGATCTGCTGCAAAAGGCGGAAGGCGCGCTGAAGACCGGTTCGAACTGA
- a CDS encoding NAD(P)/FAD-dependent oxidoreductase, with amino-acid sequence MDFRPLTCENVLWNERIDMQEIVDTVVIGAGVIGLAVARELAQRGREVWLLEQAGAIGQGISARSSEVVHAGIYYPIGSWKARLCVEGRELLYGYCAARGVPFRRLGKLVIATEDAQLPLLESMAMRARASGVDDLVLLDADGVARLEPSLRCRGALSSPSTGIIDSHALMWSLLADAEAAGAVLVLHSPVRRIDCDGGVLRLEIGEEGSDNVSLLATRQLVNAAGLDAAGLAAMIEGLPDVPRARYAKGNYFSVAGRVPFERLIYPLPEPGGLGVHLTLDLGGQARFGPDVEWVEQPDYQVDPGRAGAFAEAIRRWWPALPETALMPAYAGVRPKLDGRSGDFCIEGPEVHGLDGLVNLFGIESPGLTACLAIAREVGDRLDGHRPVALDID; translated from the coding sequence ATGGATTTCCGCCCGCTGACGTGCGAAAACGTGCTATGGAATGAAAGGATCGACATGCAGGAAATCGTCGATACCGTCGTGATCGGGGCAGGCGTCATCGGTCTGGCGGTGGCCCGCGAGCTGGCACAGCGCGGGCGTGAGGTATGGCTGCTGGAGCAGGCCGGAGCGATCGGGCAGGGCATCAGCGCACGCAGCAGCGAGGTTGTGCACGCGGGCATCTATTACCCGATCGGCTCGTGGAAGGCGCGGCTGTGCGTCGAGGGACGCGAGCTGCTCTATGGCTATTGCGCGGCACGTGGCGTGCCGTTCCGCCGGCTGGGCAAACTCGTGATCGCCACCGAGGATGCCCAGCTGCCGCTGCTGGAGTCGATGGCCATGCGTGCCCGTGCCAGTGGCGTCGACGATCTGGTCCTGCTGGATGCGGATGGCGTGGCCCGGCTGGAACCGTCGCTGCGCTGCCGGGGCGCGCTGTCGTCGCCGTCCACCGGCATCATCGACAGCCATGCGCTGATGTGGTCGCTGCTGGCCGATGCCGAAGCGGCCGGCGCGGTGCTGGTGCTGCACAGCCCGGTGCGGCGCATCGACTGCGACGGTGGCGTGCTGCGGCTGGAGATCGGGGAGGAAGGCAGTGACAATGTGTCGCTGCTGGCGACCCGGCAACTGGTCAATGCGGCCGGGCTGGATGCGGCCGGCCTGGCGGCGATGATCGAGGGCCTGCCCGATGTGCCGCGTGCCCGCTATGCGAAGGGCAACTATTTTTCCGTCGCCGGGCGGGTGCCGTTCGAGCGGCTGATCTATCCGCTGCCCGAGCCGGGCGGGCTTGGCGTGCACCTGACCCTGGATCTGGGCGGGCAGGCGCGTTTCGGCCCGGATGTCGAGTGGGTCGAACAGCCCGATTACCAGGTGGACCCGGGCCGGGCCGGTGCCTTTGCCGAAGCGATCCGCCGCTGGTGGCCGGCTCTGCCGGAGACGGCACTGATGCCGGCCTATGCCGGTGTGCGGCCGAAGCTCGATGGCCGGAGCGGCGATTTCTGCATCGAGGGGCCGGAAGTCCACGGGCTGGACGGGCTGGTCAATCTGTTCGGTATCGAATCGCCCGGCCTGACGGCCTGTCTGGCCATTGCGCGCGAGGTGGGGGACCGGCTGGACGGGCATCGCCCGGTTGCGCTCGATATCGACTGA
- the astE gene encoding succinylglutamate desuccinylase yields the protein MQTPDYTAARLLDDALAGRAVPDLALAAGGSLRMVTDGVFDLLPAQAGASNTDVLLTVGIHGNETAPVEVVMAIIDDLLHGRLTLARRTRVQLGNPDALRSGERYLDYDLNRLFDGRHAAQPDMREAAHARRLEQTATTFFSSSHGARLHLDLHTAIRGSLFEKFAIQPYLHERPTARARLGWLGQAGIEAVLLHSAPAATFSYFTSHRLGVDAYTLELGKARPFGHNDLSRFAGIDRALRALLGGADDGKADFDPALPLFRARYDLVKRSEAFRLNLADSVENFTPLAAGFVIAEDGEERWIAEGGGERILFPNPTVRPGLRAGIVVEPVTLD from the coding sequence ATGCAGACCCCCGACTATACCGCCGCCCGCCTGCTCGATGACGCCCTGGCCGGCCGTGCCGTACCCGATCTCGCCCTGGCCGCAGGCGGCAGCCTGCGGATGGTGACCGATGGCGTGTTCGACCTGCTGCCGGCGCAGGCCGGCGCATCGAATACCGACGTACTGCTGACGGTCGGCATCCACGGCAATGAAACGGCACCGGTCGAGGTGGTGATGGCCATCATCGATGACCTGCTGCATGGCCGGCTGACGCTGGCGCGACGCACGCGAGTGCAGCTCGGCAATCCTGATGCGCTGCGCAGCGGCGAGCGCTATCTGGACTACGACCTGAACCGGCTGTTCGATGGCCGGCATGCTGCCCAGCCCGACATGCGCGAGGCTGCGCATGCGCGGCGGCTGGAACAGACCGCGACCACCTTTTTCTCATCCAGCCATGGCGCGCGGCTGCATCTGGATCTGCATACGGCGATTCGCGGCTCGCTGTTCGAGAAATTCGCCATTCAGCCGTATCTGCACGAGCGCCCGACCGCGCGTGCCCGGCTCGGCTGGCTCGGCCAGGCCGGTATCGAAGCCGTGCTGCTGCACAGTGCGCCGGCGGCGACATTCAGCTACTTCACCAGCCATCGGCTCGGTGTGGATGCCTATACGCTGGAGCTGGGCAAGGCGCGGCCGTTCGGCCACAACGACCTCTCGCGTTTTGCCGGCATTGACCGCGCGTTGCGGGCGCTGCTCGGAGGGGCCGACGATGGCAAGGCCGATTTCGATCCGGCACTGCCGCTGTTCCGCGCCAGGTACGATCTGGTCAAGCGCAGCGAAGCGTTCCGGTTGAACCTGGCCGACTCGGTGGAAAATTTCACCCCGCTGGCGGCGGGCTTTGTCATTGCCGAGGACGGCGAGGAACGCTGGATCGCCGAAGGCGGCGGCGAGCGCATTCTGTTCCCGAACCCGACTGTCAGGCCCGGGCTGCGCGCCGGTATCGTTGTCGAGCCGGTGACGCTGGACTGA
- the guaB gene encoding IMP dehydrogenase, which yields MRIVQKAYTFDDVLLVPAHSSVLPRDVSLATQFTRNIRLNLPLVSAAMDTVTEARLAIALAQEGGLGIVHKNMSAQKQAAEVGKVKRHESGVVKDPIIIRPDMLVRDVIKLSREHKISGLPVIENGTVVGIVTNRDIRFENRLDTPVRDIMTPRDRLVTVREGASLEDARELMHAHKLERVLVVNDAFELKGLITVKDIIKTSEKPLACKDDQGRLRVGAAVGVGEGTEERVTLLVEAGVDVVVVDTAHGHSQGVIDRVRWVKQNFPHVEVIGGNIATASAARALADAGADAVKVGIGPGSICTTRIVAGVGVPQLTAVSNVCKELAGSGIPLIADGGIRFSGDISKAIAAGANTVMLGGLLAGTEEAPGEIELFQGRSFKSYRGMGSLGAMQQGSSDRYFQDNEANADKLVPEGIEGRVPYKGSVIAVIHQLMGGLRSSMGYCGCGSIDDMRTRAEFVEITSAGMRESHVHDVTITKEAPNYHVD from the coding sequence ATGCGCATCGTCCAGAAAGCGTATACGTTCGACGACGTTCTGCTGGTTCCCGCCCACTCCTCCGTTCTTCCGCGTGACGTCAGTCTCGCCACCCAGTTCACCCGCAACATCCGGCTGAATCTTCCGCTCGTGTCCGCCGCCATGGACACCGTGACCGAAGCCCGCCTCGCCATTGCCCTGGCGCAGGAAGGCGGTCTCGGCATCGTGCACAAGAACATGTCGGCACAGAAGCAGGCGGCCGAGGTCGGCAAGGTCAAGCGTCACGAGTCCGGTGTGGTCAAGGACCCGATCATCATCCGTCCGGACATGCTGGTCCGCGACGTCATCAAGCTGTCCCGCGAACACAAGATCTCCGGCCTGCCGGTGATCGAGAACGGCACCGTGGTCGGCATCGTCACCAACCGTGACATCCGTTTCGAGAACCGTCTCGACACGCCGGTTCGTGACATCATGACCCCTCGCGACCGTTTGGTCACGGTCCGTGAAGGCGCCTCGCTTGAAGACGCGCGCGAACTGATGCACGCCCACAAGCTGGAACGCGTGCTGGTCGTCAACGACGCGTTCGAACTGAAGGGCCTGATCACGGTCAAGGACATCATCAAGACCAGCGAAAAACCGCTGGCCTGCAAGGATGACCAGGGCCGTCTGCGCGTCGGCGCCGCTGTCGGCGTGGGTGAAGGCACCGAAGAACGCGTGACGCTGCTGGTCGAAGCCGGCGTCGACGTCGTCGTGGTCGACACCGCCCACGGCCACAGCCAGGGCGTGATCGATCGCGTGCGCTGGGTCAAGCAGAACTTCCCGCACGTCGAAGTCATCGGCGGCAACATCGCCACCGCCTCGGCTGCGCGCGCACTGGCAGACGCCGGCGCCGACGCGGTCAAGGTCGGCATCGGCCCGGGCTCGATCTGCACCACGCGTATCGTCGCCGGTGTCGGCGTGCCGCAGCTGACTGCCGTGTCTAACGTCTGCAAGGAACTCGCCGGCTCCGGCATTCCGCTGATCGCCGACGGCGGCATCCGCTTCTCCGGCGACATCAGCAAGGCCATCGCCGCCGGTGCGAACACCGTCATGCTCGGCGGCCTGCTGGCCGGCACCGAGGAAGCCCCGGGTGAAATCGAACTGTTCCAGGGCCGCTCGTTCAAGAGCTACCGTGGCATGGGTTCGCTCGGAGCCATGCAGCAGGGTTCCAGCGACCGCTACTTCCAGGACAACGAGGCGAATGCCGACAAGCTGGTTCCGGAAGGCATCGAAGGTCGCGTGCCGTACAAGGGTTCGGTCATTGCCGTCATCCATCAGCTGATGGGCGGTCTGCGCTCGTCGATGGGCTATTGTGGCTGCGGGTCGATCGACGACATGCGTACCCGTGCCGAGTTCGTCGAGATCACCTCGGCCGGCATGCGTGAAAGCCACGTCCACGACGTGACCATCACCAAGGAAGCCCCCAACTACCACGTGGATTGA
- the uvrC gene encoding excinuclease ABC subunit UvrC, producing MFDPKPVLATLPNLPGVYRMLDADAQVLYVGKAVDLKRRVSQYFQKSDLSPRIRLMVRQIASIETTVARSEAEALVLENNLIKSLTPKYNILFRDDKSYPYLMLSGHAYPQLAYYRGALDRQHQYFGPYPNGLAVREAIHVLQRVFKLRTCEDAVFANRSRPCLLYQIKRCTAPCVGRISDDDYRADVRRASDFLSGRQSELIDELTADMVAASAELAFEKAAELRDQIQALARVQERQYVSSNSSEIDCDVAACVVWQGMPCVNLVMIRGGRHLGDKRFFPDNADEMDERGIVEAFLLQHYGRQPAPGVIYVNQPVDGVVTEALASLAGHRVAIVSNPNGERRVWLDMAEKNARLSIEQRLSGQATQEARLAALGEALGYENVERLECFDISHTMGEATVASCVVYDKGAMQPGEYRHFNISGITPGDDYAAMRDALNRRYARLAAGEGKLPDVLLIDGGKGQVGVALEVLNELGLNDLPIVGVAKGEARKPGLETLILVREQKAIQLPKDHPALHLIQTVRDEAHRFAITGHRARRAKARTVSSLEQIAGVGPKRRQRLLTRFGGLKGLAAASVDDIAQVEGINRVLAEKIHAALH from the coding sequence ATGTTCGATCCGAAACCCGTACTCGCCACCCTGCCGAACCTGCCGGGGGTTTACCGCATGCTGGACGCGGATGCGCAGGTGCTTTATGTCGGCAAGGCCGTCGACCTGAAGCGTCGCGTCAGCCAGTATTTCCAGAAGTCCGACCTCAGCCCGCGCATCCGGCTGATGGTGCGCCAGATCGCGTCGATCGAGACCACCGTGGCCCGTTCCGAGGCCGAGGCGCTGGTGCTGGAAAACAACCTGATCAAGTCGCTGACGCCGAAGTACAACATCCTGTTCCGCGACGACAAGTCCTATCCGTACCTGATGCTGTCCGGTCATGCCTATCCGCAACTGGCCTATTACCGCGGTGCGCTGGACCGGCAGCACCAGTATTTTGGCCCGTACCCGAATGGCCTGGCGGTGCGCGAGGCCATTCATGTGCTGCAGCGGGTCTTCAAGTTGCGAACCTGTGAGGATGCGGTGTTCGCCAACCGCTCGCGGCCCTGTCTGCTGTACCAGATCAAGCGCTGCACCGCGCCCTGTGTCGGGCGGATCTCTGACGACGACTACCGTGCCGACGTGCGCCGCGCGTCCGACTTCCTGTCCGGCCGGCAAAGCGAACTGATCGACGAGCTGACGGCGGACATGGTGGCGGCCAGTGCCGAGCTGGCGTTCGAGAAGGCGGCCGAGCTGCGCGACCAGATCCAGGCGCTGGCCCGGGTGCAGGAGCGCCAGTACGTCAGCAGCAATTCGAGCGAAATCGACTGCGACGTCGCTGCCTGTGTGGTGTGGCAGGGCATGCCGTGCGTGAACCTGGTCATGATCCGCGGCGGGCGTCATCTGGGGGACAAGCGCTTTTTCCCCGACAACGCCGACGAGATGGACGAGCGCGGCATTGTCGAGGCTTTCCTGCTGCAGCATTACGGCCGCCAGCCGGCGCCCGGCGTCATCTATGTGAACCAGCCGGTCGACGGCGTCGTTACCGAGGCGCTGGCCAGCCTGGCCGGCCACCGGGTGGCCATCGTGTCGAACCCGAATGGCGAACGCCGGGTCTGGCTCGATATGGCCGAGAAGAATGCCCGGCTGTCGATCGAGCAGCGACTGTCCGGCCAGGCGACCCAGGAGGCGCGGCTGGCCGCGCTGGGCGAGGCGCTGGGCTACGAGAATGTCGAGCGGCTGGAGTGCTTCGACATCAGCCACACCATGGGCGAGGCGACCGTGGCCAGCTGCGTGGTCTATGACAAGGGCGCGATGCAGCCGGGCGAGTACCGCCATTTCAACATCAGCGGCATCACGCCGGGCGATGACTATGCGGCGATGCGCGATGCGCTGAACCGGCGCTACGCCCGGCTGGCCGCCGGCGAGGGCAAGCTGCCCGATGTGCTGCTGATCGACGGCGGCAAGGGCCAGGTCGGGGTGGCGCTGGAGGTGCTCAACGAGCTGGGCCTGAACGATCTGCCCATTGTCGGCGTGGCCAAGGGCGAGGCGCGCAAGCCCGGCCTGGAGACCCTGATACTGGTTCGCGAGCAAAAGGCGATACAATTGCCGAAAGACCATCCAGCACTGCACCTGATCCAGACGGTACGAGACGAAGCGCACCGCTTCGCCATCACCGGCCACCGCGCACGCCGGGCCAAGGCGCGCACCGTTTCTTCGCTCGAACAGATTGCCGGCGTGGGTCCCAAGCGCAGGCAGCGGCTGCTGACCCGGTTCGGCGGCCTGAAGGGGCTGGCGGCGGCGAGCGTGGACGATATCGCCCAGGTGGAAGGCATCAACCGCGTGCTGGCGGAAAAAATACATGCCGCGCTGCATTGA